The following proteins are encoded in a genomic region of Corylus avellana chromosome ca4, CavTom2PMs-1.0:
- the LOC132177881 gene encoding F-box protein SKIP22-like translates to MGVDDGSVSMVKKFSERRFLRRVLGEEMGDYGGDHKLLVMAVNAVLWESGFVGFDSVTGMRVDPFHIADEWPSNAFLESLWYTLPDLLRHGYCNSGNMVESVVLKFQSLGNLVIIYGYLAKAGSMLYEVYLNENRFVPAISLAYSDEENAYPESEIIEFWKMVKDGLVLPLLIDLCEKANLPPPLCFMRLTGELKLKILKSLHCVDLARVGCVCSELRRLCSDNELWKRKNMMRALEEEQQKQHRDLLNGRVGLLRFGTVCNAYRILLNVMFGRFVKLMIK, encoded by the coding sequence ATGGGGGTGGATGATGGGTCGGTTTCGATGGTGAAGAAGTTTTCGGAGCGTCGTTTTCTGAGGAGGGTGCTGGGCGAGGAGATGGGCGACTATGGTGGTGACCACAAGCTTTTAGTGATGGCGGTTAACGCGGTCCTTTGGGAGTCTGGTTTTGTAGGATTCGATTCGGTAACGGGCATGCGGGTGGACCCGTTTCACATTGCGGACGAGTGGCCTTCGAACGCTTTCCTGGAGTCGCTCTGGTATACTCTGCCCGATCTTCTAAGACATGGGTATTGTAATTCTGGTAATATGGTTGAAAGTGTTGTTCTGAAGTTTCAGAGTTTAGGGAACTTGGTGATTATCTATGGGTATTTGGCTAAGGCCGGGTCGATGTTGTATGAGGTGTATTTGAATGAGAATAGGTTTGTGCCGGCGATCAGTTTAGCTTATAGTGACGAAGAAAATGCGTACCCAGAAAGTGAGATTATAGAGTTTTGGAAGATGGTGAAGGATGGGCTCGTATTGCCACTTTTGATCGATCTTTGTGAAAAGGCTAATCTCCCTCCTCCGCTGTGCTTTATGCGCCTCACCGGAGAGCTTAAGCTTAAGATTTTGAAATCTCTTCACTGCGTCGATCTGGCAAGGGTGGGATGCGTGTGTTCGGAATTGAGGCGTTTGTGTTCAGATAATGAGTTGTGGAAACGAAAAAATATGATGAGAGCTTTGGAGGAGGAGCAGCAGAAGCAGCACAGGGATTTGTTGAATGGAAGGGTAGGTTTGCTTCGTTTTGGAACAGTTTGTAACGCATACCGGATTTTGTTGAATGTCATGTTTGGTAGAtttgttaaattaatgattaagtaa
- the LOC132180113 gene encoding uncharacterized protein LOC132180113, whose translation MARANMLMLRQAVQVERGFSKHAGVDHHAQKKPRNPSGRGEKMSESPPCWVPHPRSGVYFPKGHEHVIDDLPAHAASLNQTFWLRNVDGVDKADPDSPPYH comes from the exons ATGGCAAGAGCAAACATGTTAATGCTAAG GCAAGCCGTGCAAGTTGAGCGTGGCTTCAGCAAGCACGCAGGAGTTGATCATCATGCGCAGAAAAAGCCAAGAAACCCAAGCGGCCGTGGGGAGAAGATGAGCGAGTCGCCGCCATGCTGGGTTCCGCATCCAAGGAGCGGCGTATACTTTCCAAAAGGCCATGAGCATGTGATAGACGACCTTCCGGCGCATGCAGCTTCTTTAAATCAAACTTTCTGGCTGAGGAACGTTGATGGTGTGGACAAAGCAGACCCAGATTCTCCACCATATCATTAA
- the LOC132178895 gene encoding probable zinc metallopeptidase EGY3, chloroplastic produces the protein MATLFIASHSSLSSWPPRNKNKNKNNTGAIVSAFNKKPFGEKTHLSFSLYSKPSSRKPLRFSINKDEQESEPTSSSVAVVSEKPSEGNNDTQKTELSSEEVEEKEKRQEMDWKTDEDFKNFMGNPSIEAAIKLEKKRADRKLKELDRENSDNPVVAFFNRVVRDSLTREKERLEKVEEAFKALDLNKLKTCFGFDTFFATDVRRFGDGGIFIGNLRRPIDEVIPKLEKKLSEAAGREVVVWFMEEKANDIIKQACVVQPKAEMDLQFETTKLSTPWGYVSAIVLCVTTFGTIALTSGFFLKPDATFDDYLADVVPLFAGFISILGVSEIATRVTAARNGVKLSPSFLVPSNWTGCLGVINNYESLLPNKKALFDIPVARTASAYLTSLVLAIAAFVADGSFNGGDNALYIRPQFFYNNPLLSFIQFVIGPYTDDLGNVLPYAVEGVGVPVDPLAFAGLLGMVVTSLNLLPCGRLEGGRIAQAMLGRSTATLLSFATSLLLGIGGLSGSVLCLAWGLFATFFRGGEEIPAKDEITPLGDERYSWGIVLGLICFLTLFPNGGGTFSSSFFGSPYFRGDF, from the exons ATGGCCACTCTTTTCATCGCTTCACATTCTTCATTGTCTTCATGGCCTCCCAggaacaaaaacaagaacaagaacaataCAGGTGCCATAGTCTCAGCTTTCAACAAAAAACCATTTGGCGAAAAGACCCacctctcattttctctctactCTAAACCCAGTTCGAGAAAACCTCTCAGGTTCTCCATTAATAAAGATGAGCAAGAGAGCGAACCCACTTCTTCTTCGGTTGCCGTAGTTTCTGAAAAGCCAAGTGAAGGCAATAATGATACCCAGAAGACCGAGTTGTCTTCAGAAGAAGTGGAGGAGAAAGAGAAACGGCAAGAGATGGACTGGAAAACGGACGAGGACTTCAAGAATTTCATGGGAAATCCTTCGATTGAGGCGGCGATAAAGCTGGAGAAGAAGAGGGCAGATAGGAAGCTCAAGGAGCTCGACAGGGAAAATAGTGATAACCCAGTTGTGGCGTTTTTCAATAGAGTGGTGCGTGATAGTTTGACTAGAGAGAAGGAGAGGTTGGAGAAAGTTGAGGAGGCCTTCAAGGCTCTTGATCTCAACAAG TTGAAGACCTGTTTCGGGTTTGACACATTTTTCGCAACTGATGTTCGACGTTTTGGAGATGGGGGCATTTTTattggaaatttgaggagacCCATTGATGAGGTCATTCCCAAACTGGAGAAGAAGCTATCTGAAGCGGCAGGGAGGGAGGTAGTTGTATGGTTCATGGAAGAAAAAGCAAATGACATTATAAAACAG gCTTGTGTGGTGCAACCCAAAGCAGAAATGGACCTCCAGTTCGAAACAACAAAGCTGAGCACCCCTTGGGGTTATGTTAGTGCGATAGTCTTATGTGTTACAACTTTTGGAACAATAGCTCTGACAAGTGGATTCTTCTTGAAACCTGATGCTACATTTGATGATTACCTAGCTGATGTTGTGCCTCTCTTTGCTGGCTTCATTTCCATTTTGGGAGTTTCTGAG ATAGCCACAAGGGTAACAGCAGCTCGTAATGGCGTCAAACTCAGCCCATCTTTTCTTGTGCCATCCAATTGGACAGGGTGCCTGGGAGTGATAAATAACTATGAATCTTTGCTTCCAAAtaaaaaagctctttttgataTTCCAGTGGCGCGCACAGCTAGTGCATATTTGACATCGCTTGTGCTTGCTATTGCTGCATTTGTAGCTGATGGTAGCTTCAATGGAGGCGACAATGCTTT GTATATAAGGCCGCAATTTTTCTACAACAATCCCTTGCTTTCTTTCATCCAATTTGTTATTGGACCTTACACGGATGACCTTGGAAATGTACTGCCTTATGCAGTGGAAGGTGTGGGAGTTCCTGTTGATCCCCTTGCTTTTGCTGGGCTCTTAG GAATGGTGGTGACTTCTTTGAACTTGTTGCCTTGTGGAAGACTTGAAGGTGGCCGCATTGCACAAGCTATGCTCGGGAGAAGCACCGCTACCTTGCTATCTTTTGCCACATCGCTTTTGCTTGGTATCGGTGGCCTAAGTGGAAGTGTCCTATGCTTGGCGTGGGGGTTATTTGCAACCTTCTTCCGGGGTGGAGAGGAAATACCTGCAAAAGATGAGATCACCCCTTTGGGAGATGAAAGGTATTCATGGGGTATCGTTCTTGGCCTCATCTGTTTCCTAACTCTTTTCCCTAATGGGGGAGGAACATTTTCCAGCTCGTTCTTTGGTTCGCCATATTTTAGAGGTGACTTCTAA